A stretch of Aureispira sp. CCB-E DNA encodes these proteins:
- a CDS encoding DUF4129 domain-containing protein, with the protein MKKQNLYIGLILWFVVGFSTTFYANDATKAYQNETLTVRTVDKAEWKKTAQGMKYSKKPKAKKTKKKKVTQNTSGTGNVAPPPPREPSNFSFKDFAQTLLVFLAVIILAFVVFKVVAGDAVLVNKEVRRRKPVTLEQIETNLQEADVEGFLKQALADKDYRLAIRLYYLAIIKELAAKGVIEWKKDKTNGHYMRELRNKNHPKLKDFKAVTRIFEYVWYSNTAFDGGQFEEVRINFKNLLASIK; encoded by the coding sequence ATGAAAAAACAGAATCTCTATATAGGTCTAATCTTATGGTTTGTGGTTGGTTTTTCTACAACTTTCTATGCCAATGATGCTACAAAGGCTTACCAAAATGAAACCTTGACGGTAAGAACTGTTGACAAAGCAGAATGGAAAAAGACAGCCCAAGGAATGAAATATTCTAAGAAACCAAAGGCTAAAAAAACAAAGAAAAAGAAAGTAACACAGAATACCAGTGGAACTGGCAATGTCGCACCGCCACCACCAAGAGAACCATCTAATTTTTCATTTAAAGACTTTGCACAAACATTATTAGTGTTCTTGGCTGTTATCATACTTGCTTTTGTTGTTTTTAAAGTAGTAGCGGGGGATGCGGTGTTGGTTAATAAAGAGGTTAGGAGACGCAAGCCAGTAACATTAGAGCAAATTGAGACCAACTTGCAAGAGGCGGATGTTGAAGGTTTTTTGAAACAGGCATTGGCAGACAAAGATTATCGCTTGGCAATACGATTGTACTACTTGGCAATTATCAAAGAGTTAGCTGCCAAAGGGGTGATAGAATGGAAAAAAGATAAAACAAATGGACACTATATGAGAGAGCTCCGAAACAAGAACCATCCTAAATTAAAAGATTTTAAAGCCGTTACTCGAATTTTTGAGTACGTTTGGTATAGTAATACAGCGTTTGATGGCGGTCAGTTTGAGGAAGTTCGAATTAATTTTAAAAACCTATTGGCTTCTATTAAGTAA
- a CDS encoding RDD family protein — protein sequence MKTIEINTAQKVTIQYELATLGNRFLAYFIDLLIMAGIITFLLILGRSAIQSYDNMLVFVYLILAPIFLFYTLFSEIVMHGQTIGKKSMGLKVVKLNGDAPTTHDYVMRWMFRFVDLWISLGSVGALLINASPKSQRLGGLLSGTTVIRTTSQRTFTLNDILKISTLDTYNPSYPQIRKFNEQDMLFIKKVLERERRYPNPAHKKAVAELSKHVAQQLDIATIPKDQSKFLRTLINDYIVLTR from the coding sequence ATGAAAACAATCGAAATCAATACCGCTCAAAAGGTAACCATTCAATACGAGTTGGCAACACTTGGCAATCGCTTTTTGGCATATTTTATTGATTTATTAATCATGGCAGGTATCATTACCTTTCTATTAATTTTGGGACGGTCAGCCATTCAGAGCTACGACAATATGTTGGTATTTGTTTATCTAATTTTAGCTCCGATCTTTTTGTTTTATACGCTCTTTTCTGAAATTGTCATGCATGGGCAAACCATTGGGAAAAAATCAATGGGCTTAAAAGTCGTTAAACTCAATGGCGATGCTCCAACAACACACGACTATGTCATGCGTTGGATGTTTCGTTTTGTTGATTTGTGGATTTCTTTGGGCTCGGTTGGTGCTTTGTTAATCAACGCCTCTCCCAAAAGTCAACGTTTGGGTGGCTTGTTGTCTGGTACAACTGTAATTCGCACGACTTCTCAACGTACCTTCACTTTAAATGATATTTTGAAAATTTCTACTCTAGATACCTATAATCCCAGCTATCCACAAATTCGTAAATTTAACGAACAGGATATGCTATTTATTAAAAAAGTATTGGAACGTGAACGCCGCTACCCTAATCCTGCTCATAAAAAAGCTGTTGCTGAATTATCAAAACATGTTGCCCAGCAACTAGATATTGCTACTATTCCCAAAGATCAAAGTAAGTTCTTGCGCACACTTATCAATGATTACATCGTTTTGACGCGTTAA
- a CDS encoding START domain-containing protein yields the protein MATPLQTLQTIPQELDASDWQLEIDHTDIQVYSKSNASNSGVIGFKTITEHPIPQAVVINLLKDVCGAMHRINDLFVLGEQLRTWSVPIDSEGSLVRTSFQMPFPMVNREFLHGLHSQKLDDKTYLVGYTPTEALDIPVQKNYVRCPMSISGQRISIVDSGTTKVEHLMVYRLGGAIGPFIQDHFLKKSHINAYIKEWRNLRTFLYPTPIDQINYTQLANIALNTLQVSATWATIGKPKVGQVRVGRLPYSPRSAFRTDIVVEAPLTKVVDVIADQSLKYLPQWNKEFIQGNVLKIVEESPKKMAWIIQVHYQTPPLLANREYIYYFSREWLNDKEALIIYNSIQHPSPVPKGFVRGLLYPTVHRCIYQSAHSTKIEHVLVTDLKGNLSTFQDSLLKAGLAQAHCRDMENQNRLFQDLS from the coding sequence ATGGCTACTCCATTACAAACACTCCAAACCATTCCTCAAGAACTAGATGCTTCTGATTGGCAACTAGAAATAGATCATACTGACATTCAAGTTTATTCCAAATCAAATGCGTCTAATTCGGGTGTTATTGGTTTTAAAACTATTACAGAGCATCCCATTCCACAAGCTGTTGTGATTAATCTACTCAAAGATGTTTGTGGCGCTATGCACCGCATCAACGATTTATTTGTTTTAGGAGAACAATTGCGCACATGGTCTGTGCCTATAGATTCTGAAGGTTCTTTGGTTCGCACTTCTTTTCAAATGCCTTTTCCTATGGTCAATCGGGAGTTTCTACATGGTCTCCATAGCCAAAAACTAGATGACAAAACTTACTTGGTTGGTTATACGCCTACTGAAGCTCTTGACATTCCTGTACAAAAAAACTATGTTCGTTGCCCGATGTCTATTTCGGGACAACGTATTTCTATTGTAGACAGTGGCACTACCAAAGTAGAACACCTAATGGTCTATCGTTTGGGAGGTGCTATTGGTCCATTTATTCAAGATCATTTTTTAAAAAAATCACATATCAATGCTTATATCAAAGAATGGCGTAATTTGAGAACATTTTTATATCCTACTCCTATAGATCAAATCAATTATACACAATTAGCTAATATTGCTCTAAATACCCTTCAAGTTAGTGCAACATGGGCAACCATTGGCAAACCCAAGGTAGGACAAGTCCGAGTTGGTCGCCTTCCTTATAGCCCTCGTTCTGCATTTCGTACCGATATTGTGGTTGAGGCACCTTTAACAAAAGTTGTAGATGTCATTGCTGACCAATCTTTAAAATACTTGCCTCAATGGAATAAGGAATTTATTCAAGGCAATGTTTTAAAAATTGTAGAAGAAAGCCCCAAAAAAATGGCATGGATTATTCAAGTCCATTATCAAACCCCTCCTTTATTGGCCAATCGGGAATATATTTATTACTTTTCTAGAGAATGGTTGAATGACAAAGAAGCATTAATTATTTATAACTCGATTCAACACCCTTCTCCTGTACCCAAAGGTTTCGTCCGAGGCTTGTTGTACCCAACAGTGCATCGTTGTATTTATCAAAGTGCCCATTCCACCAAAATAGAACATGTTTTAGTAACCGATTTAAAAGGCAATTTATCTACCTTTCAAGATTCTTTATTAAAAGCAGGGCTAGCCCAAGCACATTGTAGGGATATGGAAAATCAAAACCGTCTATTTCAAGATTTGTCGTAG
- a CDS encoding zinc-binding dehydrogenase, which yields MRAVVLTKFGKPEEAFEIQERPIPTPKDHEICIQSEAFGLNFADVMARQGLYQDCPPLPTVLGYEVVGKIHAVGKDVKDFEVGQRVVSLTRFGGYAEYAVADARAAAVIPDEMDYCVAAALATQYATAYFCAAYTTQLHKGEHVLIQAAAGGVGTALVQMAKHKGCIVYGTAGSEEKLDYLRSLGVDHPINYNTTDFATYIEKTSGKNAIDVAFDSLGGSAVKKARKLLAKGTGRIICYGAASRSGKSKGVFGDLKLVFGFGFLASVELLLKSQGVTGVNMLRVADNRPDALKYCIQSVVQMVNDGILNPTIGGKFSVDDIAKAHNFLGERKSIGKVAVHW from the coding sequence ATGAGAGCAGTAGTGCTAACCAAATTTGGAAAACCAGAAGAAGCTTTTGAAATACAAGAACGTCCAATTCCTACCCCAAAAGATCATGAAATCTGTATTCAGTCAGAAGCTTTTGGGCTAAATTTTGCCGATGTAATGGCTCGTCAAGGCTTATACCAAGATTGCCCACCACTACCAACAGTATTAGGGTATGAGGTTGTTGGTAAAATTCATGCTGTGGGAAAAGATGTGAAAGACTTTGAAGTAGGGCAACGAGTTGTTTCATTGACTCGCTTTGGAGGTTATGCGGAATATGCCGTTGCAGATGCTCGTGCTGCGGCTGTAATACCTGATGAAATGGATTATTGTGTAGCAGCTGCTCTAGCAACACAGTATGCTACTGCCTATTTTTGTGCTGCTTACACGACTCAATTGCACAAAGGAGAACATGTGTTGATTCAAGCTGCTGCGGGTGGTGTTGGAACAGCGTTGGTTCAAATGGCCAAGCACAAGGGTTGTATTGTATATGGAACGGCAGGCTCAGAAGAAAAATTAGATTACCTGCGAAGCCTTGGTGTTGATCACCCGATTAATTATAATACGACAGATTTTGCGACTTATATTGAAAAGACATCGGGCAAAAATGCTATAGATGTTGCTTTTGATAGTTTAGGAGGTAGTGCGGTTAAAAAAGCTCGTAAATTATTAGCGAAAGGAACAGGGCGGATCATTTGCTATGGTGCTGCTAGCCGATCAGGCAAGAGCAAAGGTGTTTTTGGTGATTTGAAGCTTGTATTTGGTTTTGGCTTTTTGGCTTCTGTTGAACTTTTATTAAAATCACAAGGCGTAACAGGAGTTAATATGTTGCGTGTAGCTGATAATAGACCCGATGCGCTGAAATATTGTATCCAAAGTGTGGTGCAAATGGTTAATGATGGTATTCTTAACCCTACTATTGGGGGCAAGTTTTCTGTAGATGATATTGCTAAGGCGCACAATTTTTTAGGAGAGCGAAAGTCTATCGGAAAAGTAGCTGTACATTGGTAA
- a CDS encoding DUF4350 domain-containing protein translates to MNKFAPLLIGGIVLIGLIVYFASNQPGYYRWKHSYEVEGENPYDMKVLYDLLESQFELDVLEERVETKLSKKEEEAKGTSYLYIGQQAKYTEDEAWHLREYVRAGGDAFIITENINDSLAEILLYAEDCGGLSNWDGRNRTVTKEKVYASFKHPAINDHYYEFEYLYENYARAHYWHFIPSTAFCDSDESQSRYRAYPLASLGTFVDQEEKEYINFVRLKVGEGHFYFHTNPVMFSNLFLVDTAGIDYANNVLSHIKTNQLYWDRESAMRPKAKDAKRDDKPQIAAKSPLEYIFSQPALRWSWYLFISLGIIYVLFGAKRRQRKIPILETNRNTSLEFVETIGRLYFQQQDHKGIIKKQMHLFLAHLRQRYHLVTRDLDDKLIHRIAVRSKVDKEIINDIFVEYFRLRKILQQPYSKVDVDTLNNFYLLIDKFHQEVHKMQFVDKEVV, encoded by the coding sequence ATGAATAAATTTGCTCCATTATTGATTGGTGGTATCGTCCTAATTGGACTGATTGTATACTTTGCGAGCAATCAGCCTGGTTACTATCGTTGGAAACACAGCTATGAGGTAGAGGGTGAAAATCCATACGATATGAAAGTATTGTATGATTTATTAGAAAGCCAATTTGAATTGGATGTATTGGAGGAGCGAGTTGAGACTAAATTATCAAAAAAAGAAGAAGAAGCAAAGGGAACAAGCTATTTGTATATTGGTCAACAAGCTAAATATACAGAGGATGAAGCATGGCATTTGAGGGAGTATGTTCGAGCGGGAGGAGACGCTTTTATTATTACGGAAAATATAAATGATAGCTTAGCAGAAATTCTACTCTATGCCGAAGATTGTGGAGGCTTGTCTAACTGGGACGGCCGAAACCGAACCGTAACAAAGGAAAAAGTGTATGCAAGTTTTAAACACCCTGCTATTAACGATCATTATTACGAGTTCGAATATTTATATGAAAATTATGCACGAGCACATTATTGGCATTTTATCCCTTCTACAGCCTTTTGTGATAGCGATGAAAGCCAATCTAGATATAGAGCTTACCCTTTAGCTTCATTGGGAACTTTCGTTGATCAAGAAGAAAAAGAGTATATTAATTTTGTTCGTTTAAAAGTAGGAGAGGGGCATTTCTATTTTCATACCAATCCAGTTATGTTTTCTAATTTGTTTTTGGTTGACACAGCAGGAATTGACTATGCCAATAATGTACTTTCTCATATCAAAACCAATCAATTGTATTGGGATAGAGAAAGTGCTATGAGACCCAAGGCTAAAGATGCTAAAAGGGATGACAAGCCTCAAATTGCTGCTAAGTCACCTCTAGAGTATATTTTCTCTCAGCCGGCTTTAAGGTGGAGTTGGTATTTATTTATTAGTTTAGGAATTATTTATGTTTTATTTGGCGCCAAGCGTAGACAACGTAAAATTCCAATTTTAGAAACGAATCGAAATACTTCTTTGGAATTTGTAGAAACTATAGGTCGTTTGTATTTTCAGCAACAAGATCACAAAGGAATTATTAAAAAGCAAATGCACCTTTTCTTGGCACACTTGCGACAACGATATCATTTGGTGACGAGAGATTTGGATGATAAGCTGATTCATAGAATTGCTGTTCGCTCAAAAGTAGATAAGGAAATTATTAACGACATATTTGTAGAGTATTTTAGGTTAAGAAAAATATTGCAACAACCTTACTCCAAAGTAGATGTGGACACTTTAAATAACTTTTATCTCTTAATTGATAAATTTCACCAGGAGGTGCATAAAATGCAGTTTGTTGATAAAGAGGTTGTTTAA
- a CDS encoding stage II sporulation protein M: MRETHFIKQNKDKWAKFERNLGKGDANPDELSNLFIEITDDLSYSRTFYPNRSVRVYLNNIAQKVFYSVYKNRKGRLFKFLDFWKETVPQIIYESRNAFYLALLLFLGAAFIGVFSSYMDADFPRVILGDEYIDMTMENIANGKPMAVYEDPKAREMFFRIAQNNLMVATLCFIVGLFFCVGTIFVIVQNGIMLGAFQYLFIREGIYMQSFFTIWMHGAIEISCIIIAGAAGLTLGSGLVFPKTLSRIQSLQLSARRGLLIMLTILPLIVLAAFIEGFITRYTGASYIIRGIVIFGSFAFIISYYIVYPWMKAQKGFTSFIGEVKLPPAQSTEIKYNQIKNSAQIFSDAFIFYRQLIKPTALLSFLLAAIYTVLLLWQGDNYTFNTIVGIEQFLDNPWMLLEYTLTNVSQLLLTGEFSMTWWLNVLASTIMAYVVFFWVQKDANKQKGGVYNAAFFFKTISATLLCITAAHLCLLATEGWLFLLLLFAIPMILMTLATVFNENINLLSGIGRMLTVVGGNWVVMMGAYLVIGGMCLIFLFMITAPIASFYLGVLVNALPITDLELVRQGFYIFLHSYMFCFLFPLVFVVMGIGFFSFKETKEATDLFEQIPNIGVRKISYGMEKES; this comes from the coding sequence ATGCGTGAAACTCATTTTATAAAACAAAACAAAGACAAGTGGGCTAAATTTGAACGAAACTTAGGGAAAGGCGATGCCAATCCTGATGAGTTGAGTAACTTGTTTATAGAAATAACCGACGACTTGTCGTATTCTAGGACATTTTACCCCAATCGTTCGGTTCGAGTATATTTAAACAATATAGCTCAAAAAGTTTTTTATAGTGTCTATAAAAATCGCAAAGGACGCCTGTTTAAGTTTTTGGACTTTTGGAAAGAAACGGTTCCTCAAATAATTTATGAATCTCGAAACGCTTTTTATTTAGCCCTATTGCTTTTTTTAGGAGCTGCATTTATTGGCGTGTTTTCGTCTTATATGGATGCCGATTTTCCTAGAGTTATCTTAGGAGATGAGTACATTGATATGACAATGGAGAACATTGCGAATGGAAAACCAATGGCTGTTTATGAAGACCCTAAGGCTAGAGAGATGTTTTTTCGTATTGCACAGAATAACTTAATGGTTGCGACCCTTTGTTTTATTGTTGGGTTGTTTTTTTGCGTAGGAACTATTTTTGTCATTGTTCAGAATGGGATTATGCTAGGGGCATTTCAGTATCTCTTTATTCGAGAAGGGATTTATATGCAATCATTTTTTACAATATGGATGCATGGAGCGATAGAAATTTCCTGTATCATAATTGCTGGAGCAGCAGGGTTGACGTTGGGAAGCGGACTAGTTTTTCCAAAAACACTGAGCCGAATACAAAGCTTGCAACTGTCTGCTCGAAGAGGACTCTTAATTATGCTGACCATTTTGCCTCTAATCGTCTTAGCAGCATTTATAGAAGGGTTTATCACACGTTATACTGGAGCCTCCTATATTATTCGAGGAATCGTTATTTTTGGTTCTTTTGCCTTTATCATTAGTTATTATATTGTTTATCCTTGGATGAAAGCCCAAAAAGGGTTCACTTCATTTATTGGAGAAGTTAAATTGCCACCAGCTCAATCTACTGAAATAAAATACAATCAAATTAAGAATAGTGCTCAGATTTTTAGCGATGCTTTTATCTTCTATCGCCAGTTAATAAAACCGACGGCATTGCTTTCTTTTTTATTGGCAGCTATATACACCGTTTTATTATTGTGGCAAGGAGACAACTACACGTTTAATACAATTGTTGGTATTGAGCAGTTTTTGGATAATCCGTGGATGTTGTTAGAATATACTTTGACAAATGTATCTCAACTATTATTGACAGGTGAGTTTTCAATGACATGGTGGTTGAATGTGCTTGCGTCTACCATTATGGCTTACGTTGTCTTTTTCTGGGTACAAAAGGATGCCAACAAGCAAAAGGGGGGTGTGTATAATGCTGCCTTCTTTTTTAAGACAATTAGTGCTACTTTATTGTGCATAACAGCTGCTCATCTGTGTTTATTAGCAACAGAAGGTTGGTTGTTTTTGCTGCTTCTTTTTGCTATTCCGATGATATTAATGACTTTGGCAACCGTGTTTAATGAGAACATTAATTTATTGTCTGGTATAGGTAGAATGTTAACAGTTGTAGGAGGAAATTGGGTGGTTATGATGGGGGCTTATTTGGTAATAGGAGGAATGTGCTTGATCTTTTTATTTATGATAACAGCGCCCATTGCTAGCTTTTATTTAGGAGTATTGGTCAATGCACTGCCTATTACAGATTTGGAATTGGTACGTCAAGGGTTTTATATTTTCTTGCATTCTTATATGTTTTGTTTTTTATTTCCACTAGTTTTTGTCGTTATGGGAATAGGCTTTTTTAGTTTTAAAGAAACGAAAGAAGCAACAGATTTGTTTGAACAAATACCCAACATTGGTGTTCGCAAGATTTCTTATGGAATGGAAAAAGAAAGTTAA
- a CDS encoding MoxR family ATPase: protein MNEDYSWGAEEVSVAKIQETVDQVREEVQKVIIGQDNLIELIMISIFAGGHVLLEGVPGVAKTLASKLLAQTLNVDFSRIQFTPDLMPSDVTGTSVYNMKTAEFMFNKGPVFSNMVLIDEINRAPAKTQASLFEVMEEKQVTVDGKTYKMAFPFMVIATQNPIEQEGTYKLPEAQLDRFLFRIQLTYPQLSEEQQILRRFRDDFSKRQISDVRAVLNAKEIKQCQEIVEKIHIKDELLDYIAALVHNTRNNGDLFLGASPRASLAIMQTAKAVAAINGRDFVTPDDIQYVAYPVLNHRIILTPEREMEGMDVQDVIKDIIAKVEVPR from the coding sequence ATGAATGAGGATTATTCTTGGGGCGCAGAAGAAGTGTCCGTTGCTAAGATACAAGAAACGGTAGATCAAGTTAGAGAGGAAGTCCAAAAGGTTATTATTGGACAAGACAATCTAATAGAATTGATCATGATATCCATTTTTGCGGGTGGACATGTTCTCTTAGAAGGCGTGCCTGGAGTTGCCAAAACATTAGCGTCTAAATTACTGGCTCAAACCTTGAATGTAGATTTTTCTAGAATTCAGTTTACACCAGATTTAATGCCCTCAGATGTTACTGGAACAAGTGTGTACAATATGAAAACAGCGGAGTTTATGTTCAATAAAGGACCAGTGTTTTCTAATATGGTGCTAATTGATGAGATCAACCGTGCACCAGCCAAAACGCAAGCTTCTTTGTTTGAGGTAATGGAAGAAAAGCAAGTTACAGTTGATGGAAAAACATACAAAATGGCTTTTCCTTTTATGGTAATTGCCACGCAAAACCCTATAGAACAAGAGGGAACTTATAAATTGCCAGAAGCGCAGTTGGATCGCTTTTTATTCCGCATTCAACTAACTTATCCTCAATTGAGTGAGGAACAGCAAATTCTACGTCGATTCCGTGATGATTTCTCAAAACGCCAGATTTCAGATGTTCGCGCTGTTTTAAACGCAAAAGAAATTAAACAATGCCAAGAAATAGTTGAAAAAATCCACATTAAAGATGAATTGCTAGATTATATCGCTGCTTTGGTGCACAATACTCGAAACAATGGAGATTTATTTTTAGGCGCTTCGCCTCGTGCTTCGTTAGCAATTATGCAGACCGCAAAAGCTGTTGCGGCAATCAATGGACGTGATTTTGTTACACCAGACGATATTCAATACGTGGCATATCCTGTACTCAACCACCGTATTATTCTAACTCCAGAGCGAGAGATGGAAGGAATGGATGTTCAAGATGTTATTAAGGATATAATTGCAAAAGTTGAGGTGCCACGATAA